One Campylobacter concisus genomic region harbors:
- a CDS encoding ABC transporter permease → MILIDGIKKDRSSFLKIIDYFWGGFSGFAVVFLILAIWQVGSEFSSPLLLPPPKDVFLKACEILKDYKNSEINITLCRSLIGVCSATFFGIFLGLIAGSFKSFAAFVKPVITLLLSMPPIIWIVLAIFWFGFGNFSTVFTIFITVLPLTFASSAVAMSSVDEELKEMFDAYNLGILKKIRHLYIPHLTSYIISSISVAVAMGVKIVIMAELLGANNGMGAKIANARAMLETTEVMAYVLLSITLIMLFEYLIIEPLKIALMPWRR, encoded by the coding sequence ATGATACTAATTGATGGCATCAAAAAAGATCGCTCAAGCTTTTTAAAGATAATTGACTATTTTTGGGGCGGATTTAGCGGATTTGCCGTAGTTTTTTTGATCTTAGCCATTTGGCAAGTGGGAAGCGAGTTTAGCTCCCCACTCTTGCTTCCGCCACCAAAAGATGTATTTTTAAAAGCCTGTGAAATTTTAAAAGATTACAAAAACAGCGAGATAAATATAACGCTTTGCAGATCACTGATCGGAGTTTGCTCGGCAACATTTTTTGGTATATTTTTAGGGCTAATAGCAGGTAGTTTTAAAAGTTTTGCAGCCTTTGTAAAGCCTGTTATCACCTTGCTTTTATCAATGCCACCAATTATTTGGATAGTACTTGCTATTTTTTGGTTTGGATTTGGAAATTTTAGCACCGTTTTTACTATCTTTATAACCGTTTTACCACTTACTTTTGCAAGCTCAGCAGTTGCTATGAGTAGCGTAGATGAGGAGCTAAAAGAGATGTTTGACGCTTATAATCTAGGAATTTTAAAAAAAATAAGACACCTTTACATCCCACATCTTACGAGCTACATAATAAGCTCTATTAGCGTAGCTGTCGCAATGGGTGTAAAGATAGTCATAATGGCTGAGCTACTAGGTGCAAATAACGGCATGGGAGCAAAGATAGCAAATGCAAGAGCGATGCTTGAAACAACCGAGGTAATGGCGTATGTTCTTTTAAGCATCACTCTTATCATGCTTTTTGAATACCTCATCATCGAGCCATTAAAAATAGCTTTGATGCCTTGGAGAAGATGA